One Stenotrophomonas oahuensis genomic region harbors:
- a CDS encoding S46 family peptidase: MSARTALSTALALGLTLAASAHADEGMWMPTQLPELAKPLKAAGFKGNPADLANVTAPPLSAVVRAGGGTGSFVSADGLLLTNHHVAMGVIQYNSSPEHNLIDNGFIASGRSDERPANPDFRVLVTTGFDKVTDEVLGEARGKTGRAYFDAVDKASKRLVAECESAGHVRCSIADMYYGTDFYRIRQLELSDVRLVYAPPRAIGNYGDEIDNFMWPRHTGDFTLLRAYVGKDGKPAAYSPDNVPYQPPAHLKMALDGPKTGDYAMLAGYPGITYRHRTAAEFAGQIDAVLPRRVDVFQQMIDTIETATAKDAQARTRYASQLQSLKNNRKRAAGELEGLLRSDAKAQRASDEAAMLQATDAQYQSDIQALFASLSQGASVGERDLLLDLAASQSQLLRSALMLERLRIESAKPDAERETGYQQRDQALIEGTLKQVQRRYAPAVEKALLTNLLTRYQQLPDAQRVPEFDASFGRTPAALAKALDTLYAGTALGDEAQRLSRFAAAKEGKALAADPLIDLAGPLVAAQLRLEDQRKQREGEQLRLRPAYMQALFAWRAKQGRAVYPDANRTLRISYGKVEALSPRDAVHFDPVTTVAGIVEKNTNAYPFDAPKPLLAAIAKGDFGSTADPVLKTQTVNFLTNLDTTGGNSGSPVLNARGELIGLNFDSNWESVSASWWFDPRFKRAVHVDMRYLRWLLAKVYPAPELLKEMGVPAE; the protein is encoded by the coding sequence ATGTCCGCACGCACTGCCCTCTCCACCGCCCTGGCCCTGGGCCTGACCCTGGCCGCCAGCGCCCACGCCGACGAAGGCATGTGGATGCCGACCCAGCTGCCCGAGCTGGCCAAGCCGCTGAAGGCGGCGGGTTTCAAGGGCAACCCGGCCGACCTGGCCAACGTGACCGCACCGCCGCTGAGCGCGGTGGTCCGTGCCGGCGGCGGCACCGGCTCGTTTGTGTCCGCCGATGGCCTGCTGCTGACCAATCACCATGTGGCGATGGGCGTGATCCAGTACAACAGCTCGCCCGAGCACAACCTGATCGACAACGGCTTCATCGCCAGCGGCCGCAGCGACGAACGCCCGGCCAATCCGGATTTCCGCGTGCTGGTCACCACCGGCTTCGACAAGGTCACCGACGAGGTGCTGGGCGAGGCACGTGGCAAGACCGGCCGTGCCTATTTCGACGCGGTGGACAAGGCCAGCAAGCGCCTGGTGGCCGAGTGCGAAAGCGCCGGCCACGTGCGTTGCAGCATCGCCGACATGTACTACGGCACCGACTTCTACCGCATCCGCCAGCTGGAACTGAGCGATGTGCGCCTGGTGTATGCACCGCCGCGCGCGATCGGCAACTACGGCGATGAGATCGACAACTTCATGTGGCCGCGCCACACCGGCGACTTCACCCTGCTGCGCGCCTACGTCGGCAAGGACGGCAAGCCCGCCGCCTACAGCCCGGACAATGTGCCGTACCAGCCGCCGGCGCACCTGAAGATGGCCCTGGATGGCCCGAAGACCGGCGATTACGCCATGCTGGCCGGCTACCCCGGCATCACCTACCGCCACCGCACCGCCGCCGAATTCGCCGGCCAGATCGACGCGGTACTGCCGCGCCGGGTCGACGTGTTCCAGCAGATGATCGACACCATCGAGACGGCCACCGCCAAGGATGCGCAGGCGCGCACCCGCTATGCCTCGCAGCTGCAGTCGCTGAAGAACAACCGCAAGCGCGCCGCCGGTGAGCTGGAAGGCCTGCTGCGCAGCGATGCCAAGGCCCAGCGCGCCAGCGATGAAGCGGCCATGCTGCAGGCCACCGACGCGCAGTACCAGAGCGACATCCAGGCCCTGTTCGCGTCGCTGTCGCAGGGTGCCTCGGTCGGCGAGCGCGACCTGCTGCTGGACCTGGCCGCCAGCCAGAGCCAGCTGCTGCGTTCGGCGCTGATGCTGGAGCGCCTGCGCATCGAGTCGGCCAAGCCCGACGCCGAACGCGAAACCGGCTACCAGCAGCGCGACCAGGCGCTGATCGAGGGCACCCTCAAGCAGGTCCAGCGCCGCTACGCGCCAGCGGTGGAGAAGGCGCTGCTGACCAACCTGCTGACCCGCTACCAGCAGCTGCCCGATGCGCAGCGCGTGCCCGAGTTCGACGCATCCTTCGGCCGCACTCCGGCGGCGCTGGCCAAGGCGCTGGACACGCTGTACGCCGGCACCGCGCTGGGCGATGAAGCGCAGCGCCTGAGCCGCTTCGCGGCGGCGAAGGAAGGCAAGGCCCTCGCTGCGGATCCGCTGATCGACCTGGCCGGCCCGCTGGTGGCCGCGCAGCTGCGCCTGGAAGACCAGCGCAAGCAGCGCGAGGGCGAGCAGCTGCGCCTGCGCCCGGCCTACATGCAGGCGCTGTTTGCCTGGCGGGCCAAGCAGGGCCGCGCGGTGTACCCGGATGCGAACCGCACCCTGCGCATCAGCTACGGCAAGGTGGAAGCCCTGTCGCCGCGCGATGCGGTGCATTTCGACCCGGTCACCACCGTCGCCGGCATTGTCGAGAAGAACACCAACGCCTACCCGTTCGACGCGCCCAAGCCGCTGCTGGCGGCGATTGCCAAGGGTGACTTCGGCAGCACCGCCGACCCGGTGCTGAAGACCCAGACGGTCAACTTCCTGACCAACCTGGACACCACCGGCGGCAATTCCGGTTCGCCGGTGCTGAATGCGCGGGGTGAGCTGATCGGGCTCAACTTCGACAGCAACTGGGAGTCGGTCAGCGCCAGCTGGTGGTTCGACCCGCGCTTCAAGCGCGCCGTGCACGTGGACATGCGCTACCTGCGCTGGCTGCTGGCCAAGGTCTACCCGGCCCCCGAGCTGCTTAAGGAAATGGGCGTTCCGGCCGAATAA
- a CDS encoding molecular chaperone HscC — translation MIVGIDLGTTHSLIGVHRAQGGELFPNAHGDLLTPSVVSLDGDTVLVGKAAQERLVSHPQHTVAHFKRWMGSDREVRLGGRAFRAEELSALVLRSLLADAEAALGQKIEEAVISVPAYFSDAQRKATRAAGELAGIRVERLINEPTAAALAYGLQQRDEEGRVLVLDLGGGTFDVSILELFEGVIEVHASAGDNFLGGEDFLQVLVDAFHTDQGLDSKALAAPEQAQLLRRLEQFKRELSSQGDCTLQMTLANREFNWTLDEARYAQLCEPLLQRMRGPIERAIRDARIKPEALDDIVLVGGAVRMPMISRLVTRMFGRLPLRHIHPDQAIALGATVAAGLKSRDQTLEEIVLTDVCPYTLGTQVSRRGPDGGERAGYFHPIIQRNSVVPVSREDRFFPVRDDQREVVIDVYQGESPTVDKNIKLGELRIPLARGKASEKGLTTRFTYDVNGLLQVEVTEDASGKRYELVLEQNPGLLSPEEIQSRLQALQGLKIHPRDVQQNVAVLARAERLYEEFIDQRELVQHWLQQFRHVLDSQDLARIEKHRGELLEAMDALERDA, via the coding sequence ATGATCGTAGGGATAGATCTCGGTACCACGCATTCGTTGATCGGCGTGCACCGGGCCCAGGGAGGGGAGCTGTTCCCCAATGCACATGGCGACCTGCTGACCCCGTCGGTGGTCAGCCTGGACGGCGATACCGTGCTGGTCGGCAAGGCCGCGCAGGAGCGGCTGGTCAGCCACCCGCAGCACACCGTGGCGCACTTCAAGCGCTGGATGGGCAGCGACCGCGAGGTCCGCCTGGGCGGCCGCGCGTTCCGCGCCGAGGAGCTGTCCGCACTGGTGCTGCGCTCGCTGCTGGCCGATGCCGAAGCCGCGCTGGGGCAGAAGATCGAGGAAGCGGTGATCAGCGTGCCGGCGTACTTCTCCGACGCGCAGCGCAAGGCCACCCGCGCCGCCGGCGAGCTGGCCGGCATCCGGGTCGAGCGCCTGATCAACGAACCCACCGCCGCCGCGCTCGCCTACGGGCTGCAGCAGCGCGACGAGGAGGGCCGGGTGCTGGTGCTGGACCTGGGCGGCGGTACCTTCGACGTGTCGATCCTGGAATTGTTCGAGGGCGTGATCGAAGTGCACGCCAGTGCCGGCGACAACTTCCTCGGCGGCGAGGACTTCCTGCAGGTGCTGGTGGATGCCTTCCACACCGACCAGGGCCTGGACAGCAAGGCACTGGCGGCACCGGAACAGGCCCAGCTGCTGCGCCGCCTGGAGCAGTTCAAGCGCGAGCTTAGTTCGCAGGGCGACTGCACGCTGCAGATGACCCTGGCCAACCGCGAGTTCAACTGGACGCTGGACGAAGCGCGTTACGCACAACTGTGCGAGCCGCTGCTGCAGCGCATGCGCGGCCCGATTGAACGCGCCATCCGTGACGCGCGGATCAAGCCGGAAGCACTGGATGACATCGTGCTGGTGGGTGGCGCGGTGCGCATGCCGATGATCAGCCGCCTGGTCACGCGCATGTTCGGCCGCCTGCCGTTACGCCACATCCACCCCGACCAGGCGATCGCGCTGGGCGCGACCGTGGCCGCCGGCCTGAAGAGCCGCGACCAGACCCTGGAAGAGATCGTGCTGACCGACGTGTGCCCGTACACGCTGGGCACCCAGGTCTCGCGGCGCGGCCCGGATGGCGGCGAGCGCGCCGGCTATTTCCACCCGATCATCCAGCGCAACAGCGTGGTGCCGGTAAGCCGTGAGGATCGGTTCTTCCCGGTCCGCGACGACCAGCGCGAAGTGGTCATCGACGTCTACCAGGGCGAGAGCCCGACCGTGGACAAGAACATCAAGCTGGGTGAACTGCGTATTCCGCTGGCACGTGGCAAGGCCTCCGAGAAGGGCCTGACCACGCGCTTCACCTACGACGTGAACGGTCTGCTGCAGGTGGAAGTCACCGAGGATGCCAGCGGCAAGCGCTATGAGCTGGTGCTGGAACAGAACCCGGGGCTGCTGTCGCCGGAGGAAATCCAGTCGCGCCTGCAGGCGCTGCAGGGGTTGAAGATCCACCCCCGCGACGTGCAGCAGAACGTGGCCGTGCTGGCGCGTGCCGAGCGGCTGTATGAAGAGTTCATTGATCAGCGCGAACTGGTCCAGCACTGGCTGCAGCAGTTCCGCCATGTACTGGACAGCCAGGACCTGGCACGCATCGAGAAGCACCGCGGCGAGCTGCTGGAGGCGATGGACGCGCTGGAACGCGACGCGTGA
- a CDS encoding translocation/assembly module TamB domain-containing protein, whose product MSTPTPAPQNKIAAPRVRFYRKRRFWAWSGFTALGLGLLFLLLLYWLLQTVAGRDVLLAQVMARLPVGATLQWSKVDGPLAGPLVLHDLDFRYDDIHFTAKRAYLDPDLRPLLGRKLQLDALQLTDASLNLAKSDEPFEMPSWPESLPQIEMPLAIQVDTITIDGFRITQAGEPLIDIDKVRGGLEMANGEFRAKQLVVDSDMGDFRVDGRYVPRNDYSTDITVSALMPAPRGRTPARLGLVARGNLGRMEVALAGYAPEPLQASLIFEGRDDPVWKASAKSKALDLALLVPGMDAGTSTPLSLDFQANGKGGQAHLQGRVQQGDLVVELAPSNVGLADQVLTVSPLVIKGFGGQARLQGKADFTDRENASLRFSIVANDLTYVPAADPTTPGAAAPVPVTLKEARMGLAGTLKQWAAVGEASVEREQQSADLQFDIRGSDQAAQIKQLQAKTPGGTLDATGQVAWAPQLDWDVAAKLAAFDPGYFVPGWDGRLSGSLASKGRQVPPPAGSAPGTAPTYEATVDVPGIKGTLRSRSVDAQGRFAIRGTQGEGDVRLAVGNSRLTAKGSVGDRLDVQAQLDPVQLDDLLPGNSGTLRGSVQVRGPRTAPDITADLVGNGLRYGDYSAESLSIKGRLPWQGDNGTLALQGTAVQVGMLLDTLSVNARGSVSNLRLDAQARNELGAVALQGGVRQQGNAWRGDLSQLNIAPIKGDAWNLRGPATFTVQGSNFTLSDTCLGAATGGALCASANWPRDGLVVRGDALPLALVQPWLPPQSGRRIHLRGEITLDGRIRPRGNAWEGNARIASMEGGIRLGDNARGELVRYDQFSASVEMTPAQIVGKLGVGFQGNGFVDAKFQTGWEASAPLNGELYLNMSRLYWLELFSPDIVRPTGLIEGHVSLRGTRGQPSLGGEAKLSNFKGEFPALGLTFDQGSGSFVAQPDGSAKITAQANSGKGTLFVDGGLSWFGDAQPLQLHIHGENVLLSNTPELRIVANPDLNFTLAQTAMELRGTVHVPEADLDLERLDRGTSVSEDVVVLDPADPEEGPTSPLDMDLTVSLGDKVNMAGFGLKGGLGGKMQVWARPGREMTANGALEVRGRYKAYGQDLTITRGNLNWNYNAVSDPRINIRAERRIGDVTAGIDVTGRAQSPRVDVWSEPAMSQSEALAYLVLGRSLTNASSDQTQQVTAASAALSAGSGLLASQLGAKLGLDDAGVSQSRALGGSVIGFGKYISPKLYIGYGVSMVGSGSVLTLKYLLRRGFDLELESSTVENRGSLNWRREK is encoded by the coding sequence GTGAGCACGCCCACACCCGCCCCGCAGAACAAGATCGCCGCGCCGCGCGTGCGCTTCTACCGCAAGCGGCGCTTCTGGGCATGGTCGGGCTTCACCGCGCTGGGCCTGGGCCTGCTGTTCCTGCTGCTGCTGTACTGGCTGCTGCAGACCGTGGCCGGGCGCGACGTGCTGCTGGCGCAGGTGATGGCACGCCTGCCGGTCGGTGCCACCCTGCAGTGGAGCAAGGTCGACGGTCCGCTGGCCGGTCCGCTGGTGCTGCACGACCTGGACTTCCGTTACGACGATATCCACTTCACCGCCAAGCGCGCCTACCTCGACCCCGACCTGCGCCCGCTGCTGGGCCGCAAGCTGCAGCTGGACGCGCTGCAGCTCACCGATGCCAGCCTGAACCTGGCCAAGAGCGACGAGCCGTTCGAAATGCCGTCGTGGCCGGAGTCGCTGCCGCAGATTGAAATGCCGCTGGCGATCCAGGTCGACACCATCACCATCGACGGCTTCCGCATCACCCAGGCCGGCGAACCGCTGATCGACATCGACAAGGTGCGCGGCGGGCTGGAAATGGCCAACGGCGAGTTCCGCGCCAAGCAGTTGGTGGTGGACAGCGACATGGGCGATTTCCGTGTCGATGGTCGCTATGTGCCGCGCAATGACTACTCCACCGACATCACCGTGAGCGCGCTGATGCCGGCCCCGCGTGGCCGCACGCCGGCCCGGCTGGGGCTGGTGGCGCGTGGCAATCTGGGGCGGATGGAGGTGGCGCTGGCCGGCTACGCGCCGGAGCCGCTGCAGGCCAGTCTGATCTTCGAAGGCCGCGACGACCCGGTGTGGAAGGCCAGCGCGAAGAGCAAGGCACTGGACCTCGCGCTGCTGGTTCCGGGCATGGATGCCGGCACCAGCACGCCGCTGTCGCTGGACTTCCAGGCCAACGGCAAAGGCGGACAGGCGCACCTGCAGGGCCGCGTGCAGCAGGGCGACCTGGTGGTCGAACTGGCCCCCTCCAACGTGGGTCTGGCCGACCAGGTGCTGACCGTGTCGCCGCTGGTGATCAAGGGCTTTGGCGGGCAGGCACGGCTGCAGGGCAAGGCTGATTTCACCGACCGCGAGAACGCCAGCCTGCGCTTCTCCATCGTCGCCAACGACCTCACCTACGTGCCGGCGGCGGACCCGACCACGCCCGGTGCGGCCGCGCCGGTGCCGGTGACGCTGAAAGAAGCGCGCATGGGCCTCGCCGGTACCCTGAAGCAATGGGCGGCGGTGGGCGAGGCCTCGGTCGAGCGCGAGCAGCAGAGCGCGGACCTGCAGTTCGACATCCGCGGCAGCGACCAGGCCGCACAGATCAAGCAGCTGCAGGCCAAAACCCCGGGCGGCACGCTGGATGCGACCGGTCAGGTGGCCTGGGCACCGCAGCTGGACTGGGACGTGGCCGCCAAGCTGGCCGCTTTCGATCCCGGTTACTTCGTGCCGGGCTGGGATGGGCGTCTGTCCGGTTCGCTGGCCTCCAAGGGCCGGCAGGTGCCGCCGCCGGCCGGCAGCGCACCCGGCACTGCGCCGACCTATGAAGCCACCGTGGACGTGCCCGGGATCAAAGGCACGCTGCGCAGCCGATCGGTGGACGCGCAGGGCCGCTTCGCGATCCGCGGCACGCAGGGCGAGGGCGATGTGCGGTTGGCGGTGGGCAACAGCCGCCTGACCGCCAAGGGCAGCGTGGGCGACCGCCTGGACGTGCAGGCGCAGCTGGACCCGGTGCAGCTGGATGACCTGCTGCCCGGCAACAGCGGCACCCTGCGCGGGTCGGTGCAGGTGCGCGGGCCGCGTACCGCGCCGGACATCACCGCCGATCTGGTCGGCAATGGCCTGCGCTACGGCGACTACAGCGCCGAATCGCTCAGCATCAAGGGCCGCCTGCCGTGGCAGGGCGACAACGGCACGCTGGCGCTGCAGGGCACGGCGGTGCAGGTGGGCATGCTGCTGGACACGCTCAGCGTCAACGCACGCGGCAGTGTCTCGAACCTGCGGCTGGATGCGCAGGCGCGCAACGAACTGGGCGCGGTGGCACTGCAGGGTGGCGTGCGTCAGCAAGGCAACGCGTGGCGGGGCGATCTTTCGCAGTTGAACATCGCGCCGATCAAGGGCGATGCCTGGAACCTGCGCGGCCCGGCGACGTTCACGGTGCAGGGCAGCAACTTCACGTTGAGCGACACCTGCCTGGGTGCGGCCACCGGCGGCGCGCTGTGCGCCAGCGCCAACTGGCCGCGTGACGGGCTGGTGGTGCGCGGTGACGCGTTGCCGCTGGCGCTGGTGCAGCCGTGGCTGCCGCCGCAGTCGGGTCGGCGCATCCATCTGCGTGGCGAAATCACCTTGGATGGCCGCATCCGTCCGCGCGGCAACGCGTGGGAAGGCAACGCGCGCATTGCCTCGATGGAAGGCGGCATCCGCCTGGGCGACAACGCGCGTGGCGAGCTGGTGCGGTATGACCAGTTCTCGGCCAGCGTGGAGATGACCCCGGCGCAGATCGTCGGCAAGCTGGGCGTGGGCTTCCAGGGCAACGGCTTCGTGGATGCGAAGTTCCAGACCGGCTGGGAGGCCAGCGCGCCGCTGAACGGCGAGCTGTACCTCAACATGTCGCGGCTGTACTGGCTGGAGCTGTTCTCGCCGGACATCGTGCGACCGACCGGTTTGATTGAAGGTCACGTCAGCCTGCGCGGCACGCGTGGGCAGCCGTCGCTGGGTGGCGAGGCCAAGCTGAGCAACTTCAAGGGTGAGTTCCCGGCGCTGGGGCTGACGTTCGATCAGGGCTCGGGCAGCTTCGTGGCGCAGCCGGATGGTTCGGCGAAAATTACCGCGCAGGCGAACTCGGGCAAGGGCACCTTGTTCGTGGATGGCGGCCTGTCGTGGTTCGGCGATGCACAGCCGTTGCAATTGCATATCCACGGCGAGAACGTGCTGCTGTCGAACACGCCGGAACTGCGGATCGTGGCCAATCCGGATCTGAACTTCACCTTGGCCCAGACGGCGATGGAGCTGCGCGGCACGGTGCATGTGCCGGAGGCAGACCTGGACCTGGAGCGCCTGGATCGCGGCACCTCGGTTTCGGAAGACGTGGTGGTGCTGGACCCGGCGGACCCGGAGGAAGGGCCGACCTCGCCGCTGGACATGGACCTGACCGTGAGCCTGGGCGACAAGGTCAACATGGCCGGCTTCGGCCTGAAGGGCGGGCTGGGCGGCAAGATGCAGGTGTGGGCGCGCCCGGGCCGGGAGATGACGGCGAACGGTGCGCTGGAAGTGCGCGGGCGCTACAAGGCGTACGGGCAGGATCTGACGATTACACGCGGCAACCTCAACTGGAACTACAACGCGGTCAGCGACCCGCGCATCAACATCCGCGCGGAGCGCCGGATTGGCGATGTGACGGCGGGCATCGATGTGACCGGGCGCGCGCAGTCGCCGCGCGTGGACGTGTGGTCGGAACCGGCGATGTCGCAGTCTGAAGCGTTGGCGTACCTGGTGCTGGGCCGCAGCCTGACCAATGCGAGCAGCGACCAGACCCAGCAGGTGACGGCGGCTTCGGCGGCGCTGTCGGCGGGCAGTGGCCTGCTGGCCTCGCAGCTGGGCGCGAAGCTGGGGCTGGACGATGCGGGCGTAAGCCAGTCGCGCGCGCTGGGCGGTTCGGTGATCGGCTTCGGCAAGTACATCTCGCCCAAGCTGTACATCGGCTACGGCGTCTCGATGGTCGGCAGCGGCTCGGTGCTCACGCTGAAGTACCTGCTACGCCGCGGCTTCGACCTCGAACTCGAATCGAGCACGGTGGAAAACCGAGGCTCCCTGAACTGGCGGCGCGAGAAATAA
- a CDS encoding autotransporter assembly complex protein TamA codes for MQPTKYALPLMVLALFAASAAHARGTIEKVDIKGLDKGDDAEMIENIEVSLSLYDTIGQVQGESRLEYLLSQAERQTRQALEPFGYYNPKITVESPREGDTLRVVIHVEKGPATVVRREHIDITGPAQLDQYLQDDLENFRPRKGQRFEHTTYEASKIVITRRLAERGYFDADYTERRVEITRAENVADIDLTWDSGRRYNMGEIRFNQDYFVDKLFDPLVYWDTGSYYHEGKLDRLRESLTKLDYFSTIDIQPRPDQADDNGNVPVDVNLTRAKRTIYTAGVSYGSESGAGVRGGIERRFLNNRGHKMNTQLDYAQKRKSLVVSYRVPAFRWLDGWYGLTASAYDEQTDYIDLRNFKLIGSRSGQLNENWTLIASVNALRERWRYASGTEFTNAIYNTSTLVYPQLVADYVNVDDNLFPRKGLSGSATVRGGVEGAGSDTSFVQANVLLRWYIPIGDSNRLILRGEGGTTWTSDLVAMPPSLRFFAGGDRSIRGYAFREVGPRTPEPDKYALGAKNLVVGSAEYEHYFNGGPWGAAVFVDTGSAFDNTIDLHTGVGFGVRWKSPVGPVRVDIAHGLNNPDSQFQLYLNIGADL; via the coding sequence ATGCAGCCAACGAAATACGCCCTCCCCCTGATGGTGCTGGCCCTGTTCGCCGCCTCGGCGGCGCACGCGCGCGGCACCATCGAGAAGGTGGACATCAAGGGATTGGACAAGGGCGACGACGCCGAGATGATCGAGAACATCGAGGTCTCGCTGTCGCTGTACGACACCATCGGCCAGGTGCAGGGCGAGTCGCGCCTGGAGTACCTGCTGTCGCAGGCCGAGCGCCAGACCCGGCAGGCGTTGGAGCCGTTCGGGTACTACAACCCGAAGATCACCGTGGAAAGCCCGCGTGAAGGCGACACCCTGCGCGTGGTCATCCATGTCGAGAAGGGCCCGGCCACCGTGGTGCGCCGCGAGCACATCGACATCACCGGCCCGGCCCAGCTGGACCAGTACCTGCAGGACGACCTGGAGAACTTCCGACCGCGCAAGGGCCAGCGCTTCGAGCACACCACCTACGAAGCCAGCAAGATCGTCATCACCCGCCGGCTGGCCGAGCGCGGCTACTTCGATGCCGACTACACCGAGCGCCGGGTCGAGATCACCCGTGCCGAGAACGTCGCCGACATCGACCTCACCTGGGACAGCGGCCGCCGCTACAACATGGGCGAAATCCGCTTCAACCAGGACTACTTCGTCGACAAGCTGTTCGACCCGCTGGTCTACTGGGACACCGGCAGCTACTACCACGAAGGCAAGCTGGACCGTCTGCGCGAGTCACTGACCAAGCTGGACTATTTCAGCACCATCGACATCCAGCCACGCCCGGACCAGGCCGACGACAACGGCAACGTGCCGGTGGACGTGAACCTCACCCGCGCCAAGCGCACCATCTACACCGCCGGTGTCAGCTACGGCAGCGAGAGCGGGGCGGGTGTGCGCGGCGGTATCGAGCGCCGCTTCCTCAACAACCGCGGCCATAAGATGAACACCCAGCTGGACTATGCGCAGAAGCGCAAGAGTCTGGTGGTCAGCTACCGGGTGCCGGCATTCCGCTGGCTGGATGGCTGGTACGGGCTCACCGCGAGCGCGTACGACGAGCAGACCGACTACATCGACCTGCGCAACTTTAAACTGATCGGCAGCCGTAGCGGCCAGCTCAATGAGAACTGGACCCTGATCGCCTCGGTCAACGCGTTGCGCGAACGCTGGCGCTATGCCTCCGGCACCGAGTTCACCAACGCGATCTACAACACCTCCACCCTGGTGTATCCGCAGCTGGTCGCCGACTACGTCAACGTTGACGACAACCTGTTCCCGCGCAAGGGCCTGAGTGGCAGCGCCACGGTGCGCGGCGGCGTCGAGGGCGCGGGCTCGGATACCAGCTTCGTGCAGGCCAACGTGCTGCTGCGTTGGTACATCCCGATCGGCGACAGCAACCGCCTGATCCTGCGCGGCGAAGGTGGCACCACCTGGACCAGTGACCTGGTCGCGATGCCACCCAGCCTGCGCTTCTTCGCCGGCGGCGACCGCAGCATCCGCGGCTATGCGTTCCGCGAAGTGGGTCCACGTACCCCGGAACCGGACAAGTACGCGCTGGGCGCGAAGAACCTGGTGGTCGGTTCGGCCGAGTACGAGCACTACTTCAACGGCGGCCCGTGGGGCGCGGCGGTGTTCGTGGACACCGGTAGTGCCTTCGACAACACCATCGACCTGCATACCGGTGTTGGCTTCGGCGTGCGCTGGAAGTCGCCGGTGGGCCCGGTGCGGGTGGATATCGCGCACGGCCTGAACAACCCGGATTCGCAGTTCCAGCTGTACCTGAACATCGGAGCGGACCTGTGA